One Deefgea tanakiae genomic region harbors:
- a CDS encoding DsbA family protein, producing MGLPEIRSFLGGQQQLETKPSSVLHYYFDPLCGWCYAAAPLIHAAAHMPEINLQLHAGGMMSGDNRQAVTRALRNYVMPHDQRIATLTGQPFGEAYFEGLLRDENAVFDSTPPTLAILAAAALGCDEGVGRSGLAMLARIQQAHYVEGQRIADGTVLLSLAAELGFESAEFATAMAEQAAKVDAHFAATRRAMGEQWLRGFPSLLLEHAGQLTTIDISPFLGQPTQFVAALHELIQEGKQHHSTLEMPFCTPSTCA from the coding sequence ATGGGCTTGCCTGAAATAAGGTCTTTCTTGGGCGGTCAACAGCAGCTAGAAACCAAGCCAAGCTCTGTTCTGCATTATTATTTTGATCCGCTGTGCGGCTGGTGCTATGCGGCGGCACCGCTGATTCACGCGGCGGCGCACATGCCAGAAATCAATCTGCAACTGCACGCTGGTGGCATGATGAGTGGCGATAATCGGCAAGCGGTCACACGGGCCTTGCGTAATTACGTTATGCCACACGATCAACGTATTGCCACATTAACTGGCCAGCCGTTTGGTGAGGCTTATTTTGAAGGTTTGCTCCGCGATGAAAATGCCGTTTTTGATTCAACGCCACCGACTTTAGCTATTTTGGCGGCAGCAGCCTTAGGCTGCGATGAGGGTGTTGGGCGTAGCGGATTGGCGATGTTGGCGCGGATTCAACAGGCGCATTATGTTGAAGGGCAACGCATTGCCGATGGTACTGTGTTGTTGAGTTTGGCGGCGGAGTTGGGATTCGAAAGCGCGGAATTTGCAACGGCGATGGCCGAGCAAGCGGCGAAAGTGGATGCGCATTTTGCGGCGACCCGCCGAGCAATGGGCGAACAGTGGCTACGGGGTTTCCCATCGCTGCTGCTGGAGCACGCGGGGCAATTAACGACGATTGATATTTCACCGTTCTTGGGTCAGCCAACTCAATTTGTGGCAGCTTTACACGAGCTGATACAAGAAGGAAAACAGCACCACTCGACGCTTGAAATGCCGTTTTGTACTCCGAGCACTTGCGCTTAA
- a CDS encoding DUF3299 domain-containing protein, with product MIARIVFIFMAAMLTSLAMATEVKVLKWQQLQPDNPALRKTITSMSQEQKSRLMRAIQQLELKQQLEGNKVKPANLTAADLALLKEDIKDLKPLIVEIESFEKKRVSEMIPSLQGQVIELSGYLLPLNLKGKLVTEFLLVPVIGACIHVPAPPPNQMVVVQYPAGFPQGDLFAPITVQGKVTLKSTKANLALADGAADVEVGYQMLASEVRAYKATQ from the coding sequence GTGATTGCACGCATAGTATTTATATTCATGGCCGCCATGCTGACTAGTTTGGCCATGGCGACAGAGGTCAAAGTCTTGAAATGGCAGCAATTACAGCCGGATAACCCTGCGCTACGCAAAACGATTACGAGCATGAGCCAAGAGCAAAAAAGTCGTTTGATGCGGGCAATTCAGCAATTGGAATTAAAGCAGCAGTTGGAGGGCAATAAAGTTAAACCAGCTAATTTAACTGCAGCTGATCTGGCCTTGCTCAAAGAAGATATCAAAGACTTGAAGCCGCTGATTGTTGAGATTGAATCGTTTGAGAAAAAACGTGTCAGTGAAATGATCCCAAGCCTGCAGGGACAAGTGATTGAGCTCAGTGGTTATTTATTGCCGCTGAACTTAAAAGGCAAACTGGTGACTGAGTTTTTATTGGTTCCCGTCATTGGTGCCTGTATTCATGTACCTGCGCCGCCGCCAAACCAAATGGTCGTGGTGCAATATCCAGCGGGATTCCCGCAGGGTGATTTATTTGCGCCGATTACGGTACAGGGTAAAGTGACGCTTAAGTCCACCAAGGCCAATTTGGCCTTGGCCGATGGGGCTGCCGATGTTGAAGTCGGTTATCAAATGCTTGCTTCAGAAGTTCGAGCTTATAAAGCAACTCAATAA
- a CDS encoding ZrgA family zinc uptake protein translates to MKVLLILAFLSIPAASVVAAPHSAHVHGVAEIDVVVDGNKVLITLESPADNLLGFERAPKNDYEKNKVQDVAAQLQVVGNVFAPNAQCQSAKPVVVMPTFGKGEHSDITAEYMFECSNQATQIKLPLWKNFAGFKSLMVNLVTPQGQKQLKLKPGQALDLK, encoded by the coding sequence ATGAAGGTTTTGTTGATATTGGCTTTTCTGTCTATACCTGCTGCGTCAGTTGTGGCAGCTCCTCATTCTGCCCACGTGCATGGCGTAGCGGAAATTGATGTGGTCGTGGATGGTAATAAAGTCTTAATCACTTTAGAAAGCCCCGCTGATAATTTGCTGGGTTTTGAGCGCGCGCCCAAAAACGATTACGAAAAAAACAAAGTTCAAGACGTTGCGGCTCAACTGCAAGTCGTAGGCAATGTGTTTGCACCGAATGCGCAATGCCAAAGTGCAAAACCCGTGGTGGTGATGCCGACTTTTGGCAAAGGTGAGCACAGCGATATTACTGCCGAGTACATGTTTGAATGCAGCAATCAAGCCACGCAAATCAAATTACCATTGTGGAAAAATTTTGCAGGCTTTAAATCGCTGATGGTCAATTTGGTGACGCCACAGGGTCAAAAACAGCTCAAACTCAAACCGGGGCAAGCGCTGGATTTGAAGTAA
- a CDS encoding ABC transporter ATP-binding protein, with amino-acid sequence MLIELADLQFTWPRAAQPTLDIPALSLGRAERVFLHGPSGSGKSTLLSILTGIQIPQRGQVWMLGQNLATLSGPARDRFRADHVGYVFQQFNLLSYLSVLDNVLLPCQFSKIRRHRAGNPKQQALHLLERLDLTSHLNCTVNSLSVGQQQRVALARALIGAPEVLIADEPTSALDTDRRAAFIKLLFECADEQQTAVLLVSHDPQLALQFDRSVDLARINRANREHADV; translated from the coding sequence GTGCTGATTGAACTGGCCGATTTACAATTCACTTGGCCGCGTGCCGCGCAGCCGACTTTAGATATTCCCGCGCTTTCCCTCGGCCGTGCTGAGCGCGTGTTTTTGCACGGCCCCAGCGGCAGCGGCAAAAGCACGCTGCTGTCGATTTTGACAGGCATACAAATCCCTCAGCGTGGGCAAGTGTGGATGCTGGGGCAAAATTTAGCCACGCTGTCTGGCCCCGCGCGTGATCGTTTTCGCGCCGACCATGTGGGCTATGTGTTTCAACAATTCAATCTGCTGAGCTATTTGTCGGTGCTGGATAATGTGCTGCTGCCGTGCCAGTTTTCTAAAATTCGCCGCCATCGCGCTGGCAATCCCAAGCAACAAGCCTTGCATTTGCTGGAACGCTTGGATCTGACGTCCCATCTGAATTGCACCGTTAATTCACTCTCGGTCGGCCAGCAGCAGCGCGTGGCTTTGGCGCGCGCGTTGATTGGCGCGCCCGAAGTATTGATTGCCGACGAGCCGACTTCGGCGCTCGATACCGATCGCCGTGCGGCGTTTATCAAACTACTGTTTGAGTGCGCTGACGAGCAACAAACCGCCGTGCTGCTCGTGAGCCACGACCCGCAATTGGCACTGCAATTTGACCGCAGCGTGGACTTAGCCAGAATCAATCGCGCCAATCGGGAGCACGCCGATGTTTAA
- a CDS encoding ABC transporter permease, with protein MFKIALKSLLNRRLTVALSILTVALSVLLLVGVERLRTEARNSFANTVSGTDLIVGARTGSVQLLLYSVFRVGNATNNIAWESYQKLAADPRVAWTIPVSLGDSHHGFAVLGTTTDYFRHLRFGDRLDSQSLAFRHGRAFAKNHDAVLGSNVAQMRGYRLGERITLAHGSGDGALTEHADQPFTIVGILAPTGTPVDDTVHVSLDGLTAIHEGWESGSASLLSSSGVLAADENRAVPPPTSITAFYVGLRSPTAIFSFQRAVNQFKGEALMAIMPGVALSELWQLMSIAEQALLVVSGFVMVIGLLGMLTALLTGLNERRREMAILRSVGARAWQIFLLVMGETLLLVTLGIALGIALLYSLIIAFKPILREYYSFNLGVNSPTSTEWLLLAATLLAGVLIAAIPAWRAYRMSLSDGLSQHQ; from the coding sequence ATGTTTAAAATCGCACTCAAAAGCCTGCTCAATCGGCGTTTAACCGTTGCTTTATCCATCTTGACCGTGGCGCTGTCGGTGCTGCTACTGGTCGGCGTTGAGCGCTTACGCACCGAGGCAAGGAACAGTTTTGCTAATACTGTGAGCGGCACTGATCTGATCGTTGGCGCACGCACGGGCTCAGTGCAATTATTGCTATACAGCGTGTTTCGCGTTGGCAATGCGACCAATAATATTGCTTGGGAGAGCTACCAAAAACTCGCTGCCGACCCGCGTGTGGCGTGGACGATTCCCGTGTCGCTTGGCGACAGTCATCATGGTTTTGCCGTACTGGGTACGACGACTGATTATTTTAGACATTTACGCTTTGGCGACCGTCTCGATAGTCAATCGTTGGCCTTTCGTCACGGGCGTGCTTTTGCAAAAAACCATGATGCGGTGCTGGGCAGCAATGTCGCGCAAATGCGCGGCTATCGCTTGGGTGAAAGAATAACCTTGGCGCACGGCAGTGGCGATGGGGCGCTGACCGAACACGCCGATCAGCCGTTTACCATCGTCGGCATTCTCGCGCCGACAGGTACGCCTGTTGACGACACGGTGCATGTCAGTTTGGACGGCTTGACCGCGATTCATGAAGGCTGGGAATCAGGTAGCGCGTCCTTACTATCAAGCAGCGGCGTATTGGCCGCCGATGAAAACCGCGCGGTGCCGCCACCGACCTCGATCACGGCGTTTTATGTTGGTCTTCGTTCACCGACTGCAATTTTCAGCTTTCAGCGCGCCGTGAATCAATTCAAAGGCGAAGCGCTGATGGCCATCATGCCCGGCGTGGCGCTGTCGGAATTATGGCAACTGATGAGTATTGCCGAACAAGCCCTGTTGGTGGTTTCTGGCTTTGTGATGGTCATTGGTTTATTGGGCATGTTGACTGCCTTGCTGACGGGGCTGAACGAGCGCCGCCGTGAAATGGCGATTTTGCGCTCCGTTGGCGCACGGGCTTGGCAGATTTTTTTGCTAGTGATGGGTGAAACGCTGCTACTAGTTACCCTTGGTATTGCATTGGGTATTGCGCTGCTTTACTCACTTATCATCGCTTTCAAGCCAATACTGCGTGAATATTATTCATTTAATTTAGGCGTTAACTCGCCGACATCAACGGAATGGCTATTGCTTGCTGCGACATTGCTGGCCGGTGTTTTAATTGCTGCGATACCCGCGTGGCGCGCATATCGAATGTCGCTCAGCGATGGTTTGAGCCAACATCAGTAA
- a CDS encoding DUF3597 domain-containing protein — MSIFSSIKDKIFGHKEESVATPASSAAAPVAVAEAAPIAVAPITPPAIEVDVAEVVAHMAAQHNESLNWDSSIVDLMKVLNLDSSLTNRKELAQELGYLGQLDGSADMNLWLHKQVMTELAKHGGKVPAELQH, encoded by the coding sequence ATGAGCATTTTTTCAAGTATCAAAGACAAGATTTTTGGGCACAAAGAAGAATCGGTTGCGACTCCCGCATCTTCTGCAGCCGCGCCAGTAGCAGTCGCTGAAGCTGCACCTATCGCTGTGGCGCCGATTACACCACCGGCTATTGAGGTTGATGTGGCTGAAGTGGTCGCACACATGGCAGCGCAGCACAATGAATCACTCAATTGGGACTCATCAATTGTGGACTTGATGAAAGTACTCAATTTGGACTCTAGCCTCACCAACCGCAAAGAACTCGCGCAAGAGTTGGGATACTTAGGGCAACTAGATGGCAGTGCAGATATGAATCTGTGGCTACACAAGCAAGTGATGACTGAATTGGCAAAGCATGGCGGCAAAGTACCTGCTGAACTGCAACACTAA
- a CDS encoding NAD(P)/FAD-dependent oxidoreductase gives MLRITELKLPLDHTEAELKTSIAAYLAINEDAIVSFSVFKRSYDARKGMMNLAYIIDLDVGNLEKKLLTQFKADTHVMPTPDTSYHFVGQAPTQLPHRPVVVGFGPCGIFAALILAQMGFKPIVLERGKKVRERTKDTWDLWRKNTLHPESNVQFGEGGAGTFSDGKLYSQIKDPRHLGRKVLNEFVKAGAPDEILYIAKPHIGTFKLVGMVEKMRAEIESLGGEIRFQQRVDDLILEDLPDGNKQIRGVRVTEIGVEGQPSNEILSEHVVIALGHSARDSFEMMHGRGVFMEAKPFSVGFRIEHPQSLIDKARWGKFAGHPVLGAADYKLVHHAANGRAVYSFCMCPGGTVVAATSEVGRVVTNGMSQYSRNERNANSGMVVSINPSDYPGGAMAGIEFQRQLESHAYVLGGENYNAPAQLVGDFLAARASKDVGSVEPSYKPGVNWTDLASALPDYAINAMREALPEFGKKIRGYDMHDAVLTGVETRTSSPLRITRNEACQSLNVRGLYPAGEGAGYAGGILSAGVDGIKVAEALALDILN, from the coding sequence ATGCTCCGCATTACCGAACTCAAACTGCCGCTCGACCATACCGAAGCCGAACTCAAAACGTCCATCGCCGCCTATCTCGCTATTAATGAGGATGCCATCGTGAGCTTTAGCGTCTTTAAACGCAGCTACGATGCGCGCAAAGGCATGATGAATCTGGCGTATATCATCGATTTGGACGTGGGCAACCTAGAGAAAAAGCTGCTCACGCAATTCAAAGCCGATACGCACGTCATGCCAACGCCCGATACCAGCTACCATTTTGTCGGCCAAGCACCTACGCAATTGCCACATCGCCCCGTCGTCGTTGGTTTTGGCCCCTGTGGGATTTTCGCGGCACTGATTCTGGCGCAAATGGGTTTCAAACCGATCGTGCTCGAACGTGGCAAAAAAGTGCGTGAACGCACCAAAGACACATGGGATTTATGGCGCAAAAATACGCTGCACCCTGAATCGAACGTGCAATTTGGCGAAGGCGGCGCAGGGACGTTCTCGGACGGTAAACTCTACAGCCAAATTAAAGATCCGCGTCATTTAGGCCGAAAAGTACTGAATGAATTTGTTAAAGCCGGTGCGCCCGATGAAATTTTGTATATTGCCAAACCGCATATCGGTACGTTTAAGCTGGTTGGCATGGTCGAAAAAATGCGCGCCGAGATTGAATCGCTCGGTGGCGAAATCCGCTTCCAGCAACGCGTTGATGATTTGATTTTGGAAGACCTGCCTGACGGCAACAAGCAAATCCGTGGCGTACGCGTCACCGAAATCGGCGTTGAAGGCCAGCCTAGCAATGAAATCCTGAGCGAACACGTTGTCATCGCGCTTGGCCACAGCGCGCGCGATAGCTTTGAAATGATGCACGGGCGCGGCGTCTTTATGGAAGCCAAACCGTTCTCAGTCGGCTTCCGTATCGAACACCCGCAGTCGCTCATCGACAAAGCGCGTTGGGGCAAGTTTGCCGGTCATCCGGTGCTCGGCGCAGCCGATTACAAACTCGTACATCACGCCGCCAATGGCCGCGCGGTGTATAGCTTCTGTATGTGTCCCGGCGGCACCGTCGTTGCAGCCACGTCCGAAGTCGGCCGCGTGGTGACCAACGGCATGAGCCAATATTCGCGTAACGAGCGCAACGCCAATTCTGGCATGGTCGTCAGCATCAACCCAAGCGACTATCCGGGCGGCGCGATGGCGGGGATAGAATTCCAACGCCAACTTGAAAGCCACGCTTATGTGCTTGGCGGCGAAAACTACAATGCGCCCGCACAATTGGTCGGCGATTTCCTCGCTGCGCGCGCATCGAAAGACGTCGGCAGCGTTGAGCCATCGTACAAACCGGGCGTGAACTGGACTGATCTCGCGAGCGCGCTACCCGATTACGCGATCAACGCGATGCGCGAAGCGCTGCCTGAATTCGGCAAGAAAATCCGTGGCTACGATATGCACGATGCGGTGCTGACCGGCGTTGAAACTCGAACCAGCTCACCGCTGCGCATCACGCGTAATGAGGCTTGCCAATCGCTCAACGTGCGCGGCCTCTACCCTGCTGGTGAAGGTGCGGGTTACGCGGGCGGGATTTTATCGGCGGGTGTGGATGGGATTAAAGTCGCCGAGGCTTTGGCATTGGATATATTGAACTAG
- a CDS encoding thiol:disulfide interchange protein DsbA/DsbL has product MLKNWIKTVVLAASLMGASSAFALTEGKDFKALSKPMPVAVAGKQEVIEFFWYGCPHCFSVEPAIEAWAAKLPKDVNLRRVHVMWDGRNDMEGHAKIFLALQTLGLDGKHQKAVMKAVQADRIELRNEAKLFEWVKSQGIDVAKFKAAYNGFSTNAQLKNLATMTRDYQIDGVPTFIVNGKWVTSPSMVGANDANFTKILDELIAKDRAAPKKK; this is encoded by the coding sequence ATGCTCAAAAACTGGATTAAAACTGTTGTATTAGCCGCCTCACTCATGGGTGCATCTTCGGCGTTTGCCCTGACCGAAGGCAAAGACTTCAAAGCACTGAGCAAACCGATGCCAGTGGCCGTTGCTGGCAAACAAGAAGTGATCGAGTTTTTCTGGTATGGCTGCCCACATTGCTTTTCGGTGGAGCCTGCTATTGAAGCATGGGCGGCAAAATTGCCGAAAGACGTGAATTTACGCCGTGTGCACGTGATGTGGGATGGCCGCAATGATATGGAAGGCCACGCGAAGATTTTCCTTGCCTTGCAAACATTAGGATTGGATGGCAAACATCAAAAAGCCGTGATGAAAGCGGTTCAAGCTGATCGTATCGAGCTACGCAACGAAGCCAAATTGTTTGAATGGGTGAAAAGCCAAGGCATCGACGTGGCCAAATTTAAAGCTGCTTACAATGGTTTCTCAACCAATGCGCAGCTGAAAAACCTCGCCACCATGACGCGTGATTACCAAATCGATGGCGTTCCTACATTTATCGTGAATGGTAAATGGGTCACTAGCCCTTCGATGGTTGGTGCAAACGATGCGAATTTCACCAAAATACTCGATGAACTCATCGCGAAAGACCGCGCAGCACCGAAAAAGAAATAA
- a CDS encoding SPOR domain-containing protein, producing the protein MKSSRTNRTASASSSKKNGGSSLITGLLLGLFVGIAIAVVVALFLNRSANPFKNDKTTPADAVGSAPEAAVNAPEVLLPGNGKEINNPAPVAEATSAVASKPATATASEERFDFYKMLPELNEQTPVEAKPAPVKASVVKASAVKASAPKPSASAAAKDEPMKPTWLQVGAFKDEGDADNLKAKLALIGVESRILTSDVPDKGIWHRVRIGPFNSGAELDTVRKQLKTNGIDSAIIKAN; encoded by the coding sequence ATGAAATCCAGCCGCACCAACCGCACCGCGAGCGCCAGTAGCAGCAAAAAAAATGGCGGCAGCTCGCTGATTACGGGGCTTTTACTGGGTTTATTTGTAGGTATCGCGATTGCAGTCGTTGTGGCCTTATTTTTAAATCGCAGCGCCAATCCATTTAAAAACGACAAAACCACGCCCGCCGATGCGGTTGGCTCTGCGCCAGAAGCCGCAGTCAACGCCCCTGAAGTTTTATTGCCCGGTAACGGTAAAGAAATCAATAACCCAGCGCCCGTCGCCGAAGCGACTAGTGCCGTGGCCAGCAAGCCAGCAACGGCCACTGCCAGTGAAGAGCGTTTTGATTTTTATAAAATGTTGCCAGAACTGAATGAACAAACCCCAGTCGAAGCTAAACCTGCCCCCGTAAAAGCATCGGTCGTAAAAGCTTCGGCAGTCAAAGCATCAGCGCCTAAACCAAGCGCCAGTGCAGCAGCCAAAGACGAACCAATGAAACCGACTTGGCTTCAAGTAGGCGCGTTCAAAGATGAAGGCGATGCCGACAATCTAAAAGCCAAGCTGGCGCTGATCGGTGTTGAGTCGAGAATTCTAACTTCCGATGTACCGGACAAAGGTATTTGGCACCGTGTTCGTATTGGCCCCTTTAATTCTGGCGCCGAACTCGATACAGTGCGCAAACAACTCAAAACCAATGGCATCGATAGCGCCATTATTAAAGCTAACTAA
- a CDS encoding imelysin family protein: protein MLPIRSLLFSCVLAFSALSNAAEVDSQAVIVQYANLVSANYQDSLASSKDMQTKIDAFLAQPSAESLKAAQAAWLEAREWYGQTEAFRFYGGPIDSETGPEGFINGWPLDEAYIDYVKGKPKAGIINSKTPINEAKLRSLNERGGEENIATGWHAIEFLLWGQDFNKDGAGQRSFTDYTTAPNAERRKQYLKLVTDMLVADLASVEKQWRAGEKNYRAQFETKGDDSIKKMLTGLGSLSRGELAGERTEVALDTQNQEDEHSCFSDNTHRDLVNNAKGIQNVWEARYVRRSGEVLEGASLNALVAQKNPSVAEAVSRDIANSVKLAEAVQAPFDREIVGKKDAPGRKRLHVFVESLKAQAKSLVEAAKVLGIKRLNTGV from the coding sequence ATGCTGCCAATTCGAAGTCTCTTGTTTTCTTGTGTTTTGGCATTTTCTGCGTTGTCGAATGCCGCTGAAGTCGACAGTCAGGCTGTGATTGTGCAATACGCCAATCTCGTTTCGGCCAACTACCAAGATAGTCTGGCCAGCAGTAAAGATATGCAAACCAAGATTGATGCCTTTTTGGCGCAACCCAGCGCCGAAAGTCTGAAAGCAGCCCAAGCGGCGTGGCTGGAAGCGCGGGAATGGTATGGCCAAACTGAGGCTTTCCGTTTTTACGGTGGCCCGATTGATTCGGAAACCGGCCCTGAAGGTTTTATCAATGGCTGGCCGCTCGATGAAGCGTATATCGACTATGTAAAAGGTAAACCGAAAGCGGGCATTATCAATAGCAAAACGCCAATCAATGAAGCGAAGCTGCGCAGCTTGAACGAGCGCGGCGGTGAAGAAAACATCGCCACCGGTTGGCATGCGATTGAGTTTTTGCTGTGGGGTCAGGATTTCAATAAAGACGGCGCAGGCCAACGTAGTTTTACTGACTACACCACCGCGCCGAATGCCGAGCGTCGCAAGCAATACTTAAAACTCGTGACTGACATGCTGGTGGCTGATTTGGCGAGTGTAGAAAAACAATGGCGTGCCGGCGAGAAAAACTATCGTGCGCAGTTTGAAACTAAGGGCGACGATAGCATCAAAAAAATGCTCACGGGTTTGGGCTCGCTCAGTCGTGGTGAATTAGCAGGTGAGCGCACCGAAGTCGCGCTGGATACGCAAAACCAAGAAGACGAGCATTCATGCTTTTCAGATAACACGCATCGTGATTTAGTGAACAATGCCAAAGGCATCCAAAACGTCTGGGAGGCGCGCTATGTGCGCCGTTCAGGCGAAGTGCTGGAAGGCGCGAGCTTAAATGCCTTGGTCGCGCAGAAAAATCCAAGCGTCGCAGAAGCGGTGAGTCGTGATATTGCCAATAGTGTGAAATTGGCCGAAGCCGTGCAAGCGCCATTTGATCGTGAAATCGTCGGCAAGAAAGACGCGCCGGGGCGCAAACGCTTGCATGTCTTTGTCGAATCACTCAAAGCGCAAGCCAAGAGTTTGGTCGAAGCGGCCAAAGTCTTGGGCATTAAGCGGCTGAATACGGGCGTTTAA
- a CDS encoding di-heme oxidoreductase family protein → MKRSLSFIACLLAGSVLAYEGHAMLALFEPSEEFPAGEVGTIDDHGKNAFSLPYPGLTDEQKTDFVVGNSFFKKPWVEAPSSTTARDGLGPHFVANSCGACHALDGRGAPPDFKNNIQQEQPMALLLRLSIPGQKPDPVYGGQLNNQAVQGVKPEGKVAIRYEEIRGQFADGSSYSLQKPHYKIEQLAYGPLHKDIMISPRIAPQIIGLGLLEAIPDASILANAERQRAEGKGIAGQPNYVMDAFAGKALIGRFGWKANVGSVAHQTAGAFLGDIGITSSKNPHEECMPQQKDCLRAPSGGKPEIDDDKLAQVIFYSQTLAVPTRRDANTSDVLRGKQLFSDANCVSCHTPSYKTGEFAAIPQLANQTIYPYTDLLLHDMGEGLADNRPDGKANGKQWKTPPLWGLGLVKTVNGHTRYLHDGRARNMMEAVLWHGGEAEASKQAVLKMSTADRENLLKFLNSL, encoded by the coding sequence ATGAAACGCAGTTTGAGCTTCATCGCCTGTCTGTTAGCGGGCTCTGTGTTGGCCTATGAAGGCCATGCCATGCTGGCTTTGTTTGAGCCGAGTGAGGAGTTTCCAGCAGGTGAGGTGGGTACGATTGATGATCATGGCAAGAATGCGTTTTCCCTACCGTATCCGGGTTTAACTGACGAGCAAAAAACTGACTTTGTGGTCGGCAATTCATTCTTCAAAAAGCCGTGGGTGGAAGCGCCGTCATCGACCACTGCACGGGATGGCTTGGGGCCGCATTTTGTCGCCAATTCCTGTGGTGCTTGCCATGCTCTGGATGGCCGTGGTGCGCCGCCGGATTTTAAAAATAATATTCAGCAAGAGCAGCCGATGGCGCTGTTACTGCGTTTATCGATTCCGGGGCAAAAGCCAGATCCTGTGTATGGTGGGCAGCTGAATAATCAAGCGGTACAGGGCGTGAAGCCTGAAGGCAAAGTAGCCATTCGTTATGAGGAAATTCGCGGCCAGTTTGCTGATGGCAGCAGCTACAGCCTGCAAAAGCCGCATTATAAGATTGAGCAATTGGCCTATGGTCCACTGCATAAAGACATCATGATATCGCCACGTATTGCCCCGCAGATCATAGGTTTAGGGCTACTTGAGGCCATACCTGATGCTAGTATTCTGGCCAATGCCGAGCGCCAACGCGCAGAGGGCAAAGGGATTGCTGGCCAGCCTAATTATGTGATGGACGCGTTTGCGGGCAAGGCACTGATCGGGCGCTTTGGCTGGAAAGCGAATGTGGGCAGTGTGGCGCATCAAACGGCTGGGGCTTTCTTGGGGGATATCGGCATTACGTCGAGCAAGAATCCGCATGAAGAATGTATGCCTCAGCAAAAAGACTGCTTGCGCGCGCCAAGCGGCGGCAAGCCAGAAATCGACGATGACAAACTCGCCCAAGTGATTTTTTATTCGCAAACCTTGGCGGTACCAACACGGCGCGATGCCAACACCAGCGATGTGCTGCGTGGCAAGCAGCTGTTTAGCGATGCCAACTGCGTCAGCTGCCATACCCCAAGTTATAAAACCGGCGAATTTGCCGCAATCCCGCAGCTCGCCAATCAAACCATTTATCCCTATACCGATTTGCTGCTGCACGATATGGGTGAAGGCTTGGCCGACAATCGCCCTGATGGCAAAGCCAATGGTAAACAATGGAAAACACCGCCATTGTGGGGCTTGGGGCTGGTGAAAACGGTCAATGGCCACACGCGCTATCTACATGATGGTCGCGCCCGCAATATGATGGAAGCGGTGCTCTGGCACGGCGGCGAGGCTGAAGCGAGTAAGCAAGCGGTGCTGAAGATGAGCACGGCTGACCGAGAAAATCTGCTGAAGTTTTTGAATTCGCTCTAA